The DNA segment AACGCGCCGTGCGCATGGCTGAAATCGGCCACCTTCTGCGCGCTTATCTAAAATAAACAGATCACCTCACAATAATGGGAAGAGACAAATGAAATCACGTGCAGCAGTTGCATTTGGCCCCGGCCAGCCGTTAAAGATTGTTGAAATTGACGTCGCGCCGCCGCAAAAAGGCGAAGTGCTGGTCAAAATTACCCATACCGGCGTTTGCCATACGGATGCGTTTACGCTCTCCGGCGACGACCCGGAAGGCGTGTTCCCGGCGGTGCTGGGTCACGAAGGCGGTGGCGTGGTGGTTGACGTTGGCGAAGGCGTCACCAGTCTGAAGCCTGGCGATCATGTTATTCCGCTGTATACCGCAGAATGCGGCGAGTGTAAGTTCTGTAAATCCGGCAAAACCAACCTGTGCCAGGCGGTGCGCGCCACACAGGGTAAAGGGTTGATGCCGGATGGCACCACCCGTTTTTCTTACAACGGCGAACCTGTCTATCACTATATGGGCACCAGCACATTCAGTGAATATACCGTTTGTGCTGAAATTTCCCTGGCGAAAGTCAATCCGCAGGCGCCGCTGGATAAAGTCTGTCTGCTGGGGTGCGGCGTCACCACAGGGATTGGCGCGGTACACAACACGGCAAAAGTAAAAGAAGGGGATAGCGTTGCGGTCTTTGGCCTGGGCGGTATCGGCCTGGCGGTGATTCAGGGAGCGGTGCAGGCGAAAGCCGGGCGTATTCTGGCGGTTGACACCAACCCGGAGAAATTCAAACTGGCGGAAGAAATGGGCGCGACCGATTTCATTAACCCGAATGACTATGACAAACCCATCCAGGATGTGATTGTTGAGCTGACCGATGGCGGCGTCGATTTCAGTTTTGAATGTATCGGTAACGTCAATGTGATGCGCGCAGCGCTGGAATGCTGCCACAAAGGCTGGGGCGAGAGCATCATCATCGGCGTGGCTGGCGCAGGCCAGGAAATTAAAACCCGTCCGTTCCAGCTTGTTACCGGGCGCGTCTGGCGCGGTTCCGCTTTTGGTGGTGTGAAAGGGCGTAGCCAACTGCCAGGCATGGTGGAAGAGGCAATGGCAGGGAAAATTCGTCTGGACCCGTTCATTACCCATCGCTTGCCGCTTGATCAAATCAACGATGCCTTTGATTTAATGCATCAGGGCAAGTCCATTCGCACCGTTATCCATTTCGGTGATAACTGATTCACATGCCAGCGGGTCTGCCGCTGGCACTTTCCTGAATTTTCAGGAATAAATGTTGTGAAAATGTGACAAACATTCCGATTTTCACCGTAAGCAAACTTCCTGGAATGCCGATGACTATCTAACGGGCGTGTTTTATACGCAATAACCTACAAGAGAGTCGACGGTCATGGACAACACATCAACGATGCAAGCACCGCATAAGCTGGGTTTTCTGCATCATATTCGGCTGGTTCCGCTGTTTTCCTCCATTCTCGGTGGCATCCTTCTTCTGTTCGCACTCAGTTCCGGGCTGGCGGGGTACTTCTTGCTACAGGCAGATCGTGACCAGCGGGATGTGACGGACGAAATTCAGGTGCGGATGGGCTTATCCAACAGTTCTAACCATCTGCGTACCGCGCGTATCAATATGATCCATGCAGGCGCGGCGAGCCGCATTGCTGAAATGGACGACATGAAAGCCAATATCGCTGAGGCGGAGAAGCGGATTAAGCAGTCGCAGGAAGGCTTTAACGTCTTTATGGCGCGGGCGGTAAAAACACCGGCGGACGAAGCGCTGGATGCGGAGCTGAATACCCGCTTCAAAGCCTATATTGATGGCCTGCAACCTATGTTGAAATACGCCAGAAACGGCATGTTCGAGGCGATTATCAACCATGAAAACGAACAGGCCAGACCGCTTGATACCGCGTATAACACCGTATTGCTCAAGGCGATTGAGCTACGCACGGCGCGCGCGAATCAGCTTAGCGACCAGGCGCATCAGCGCAGCCAACTGGGATTGATGTTCATGATTGGAGCGTTCGCGCTGGCGCTGGTGCTTACGCTACTGACGTTTATCGCGCTCCGCCGGACGGTAATCAACCCTCTGCAACGTGCTGCGCAGCGTATTGAACAGATTGCCGCAGGCGATCTCACCATGCCGGATGATCCAACCGGACGCAGCGAAATCGGTCGCTTAAGCCGCCATCTCCAGAAGATGCAGTCCTCTCTGGGGCAAACGGTGGGAACGGTACGTCAGGGGGCGGAAGAGATTTATCGCGGCACCAGTGAGATTTCCGCCGGCAATACCGATTTGTCATCGCGAACGGAAGAGCAGGCCGCAGCAATTGAACAGACCGCAGCCA comes from the Citrobacter koseri ATCC BAA-895 genome and includes:
- a CDS encoding S-(hydroxymethyl)glutathione dehydrogenase/class III alcohol dehydrogenase — its product is MKSRAAVAFGPGQPLKIVEIDVAPPQKGEVLVKITHTGVCHTDAFTLSGDDPEGVFPAVLGHEGGGVVVDVGEGVTSLKPGDHVIPLYTAECGECKFCKSGKTNLCQAVRATQGKGLMPDGTTRFSYNGEPVYHYMGTSTFSEYTVCAEISLAKVNPQAPLDKVCLLGCGVTTGIGAVHNTAKVKEGDSVAVFGLGGIGLAVIQGAVQAKAGRILAVDTNPEKFKLAEEMGATDFINPNDYDKPIQDVIVELTDGGVDFSFECIGNVNVMRAALECCHKGWGESIIIGVAGAGQEIKTRPFQLVTGRVWRGSAFGGVKGRSQLPGMVEEAMAGKIRLDPFITHRLPLDQINDAFDLMHQGKSIRTVIHFGDN
- a CDS encoding methyl-accepting chemotaxis protein, producing the protein MDNTSTMQAPHKLGFLHHIRLVPLFSSILGGILLLFALSSGLAGYFLLQADRDQRDVTDEIQVRMGLSNSSNHLRTARINMIHAGAASRIAEMDDMKANIAEAEKRIKQSQEGFNVFMARAVKTPADEALDAELNTRFKAYIDGLQPMLKYARNGMFEAIINHENEQARPLDTAYNTVLLKAIELRTARANQLSDQAHQRSQLGLMFMIGAFALALVLTLLTFIALRRTVINPLQRAAQRIEQIAAGDLTMPDDPTGRSEIGRLSRHLQKMQSSLGQTVGTVRQGAEEIYRGTSEISAGNTDLSSRTEEQAAAIEQTAASMEELTATVKQNADNAHHASKLAEDASGKASHGGQMVSGVVKTMGNISNSSKKISEITAVINSIAFQTNILALNAAVEAARAGEQGRGFAVVASEVRTLASRSAQAAKEIEGLISESVRLIDQGSGEVVAAGNTMNDIVDAVRRVTDIMLEIAAASDEQSRGIVQVSQAISEMDKVTQQNASLVEEASAAAASLEEQAARLTEAVGAFRLQGGSAIKRAPSVDVVASSSPQPVTTSGDNWETF